TTCTTTAAAATGTGATATCGGTTTTCATTCTGTCCATACCATTTACATAATCCTTTAATTTCCAGAAGATGCTGTGTCAATGCTGTTCCCTTCTTTCATTTCATCAGATGGATTCTTAATAATTTTATCATCAAAATTTAAACCGCTTTTTACCTGCATATATGTACTATTGTATTTCTCAACTTCCAAAGGAACTTTTTTTAATTTTTTATTTTCTACAAGCCACACGAATTTAACTCCATTGTTATTAAAAATTGAAGATGATGGAATTTTGGGTAACTCACTTTCATTAACGGTGGTGCCTTGTACATGAAAACCTGGATAAATTCCCTGCTGATTATCTATATCAATATAGACTGGATAATAAGACACATTAGCTCCAGAGGCTTGTATTAAATTCGATGAAGTATTGGTATTCCCTTGAGTTACCTGTGATTGTGATGGTTCCGTGCTAATAGAACTGATAGTGCCATTAAACTCTTGGTTTGTGCCATAAACACTAATCTTTATCTTTTGATTTACTTTAAGTTTTAATATATCCTTTTCACTAGCGCTGGCTATTACCTGCTTCTTAGGATCAATTAGTGTCAAAACAATTTTATTAGTATTATCTTCATTATCTGCTGTTATTGAAATAATGCCATCAAAAGGAGCTGAAATTGTGGTATAACGTTTATCTTTAATATCATTTAACTGTTGTTGTACACTCTTTTCACTATTAACTCCAGATACTTGCATGTTATTTTGCTCACTTGAGATTGTATTTGATTGAGTTTGAATATTATTAAGCTGCTGAGTAAGAGTTTCGTATTGCTCAATCATTTGTTCATTTTTATAAGTAAATAATGTTTGTCCTTTTTCTACCTGCTGTTTATCTTCAACATTTATTTTATCAATAGTTCCTTTAGTTGTGTCTTCAGTAAAATTTACTTTTTTAGAATATTGAACTTCTCCATCTAAAAATATGTTCTGTTGTGATGGAATAGTATATACGTCATATTTTATATTATTCTTGTTTACATTTTGCTTATTGTGGTTCAAAAAAAATATTATAACAAATAATATAGCAATTATAAAAATAGCAGAAATAATAATTAATGTTTTTTTTCTATCTTTCATGAGTTCATCTCCTTATATATTTTTATGTATTTTAATGATTACGCATTGTATATGATATTATATAATTCCTGTTTTAACTTCATAGCAATATACTAGACTATATTTTAAATTTACAAAATCCTCTAATAACGCTCTCGATACCTTACAGTTAGTATTTGAAAATGTGATTACGAATGATGATGAAATCTTATAGAAAATATAAGAAACTGTTTTTGATATTCTTGGAGTTTGTTATAATCGAACTCAAGTAAGGTTGATATTATACCATAAATTTATATTATCATCCCATAAAATGGTTTAAGTACTAATTCTCTTTATAAACACTATCAAATTTATAAAACAAGACTGTTATTAGTAAAGTAGGTATTAAATCAAACTCCAATATTATTCAATATGGCTTAAGCTTGGTTGCTATGCGATACATTCCCCTTAAAGCTAAACATATAAATATTCTTAAGAGATGATTAAAACATATAAAACAATAACTATAACTGCTGTATTACATTACTACATAAATATCTCTATATCCAAAATATATTAGAAACATAGGAGACTAACATCTCTGAACAAAGTATTTATAACAAATAAACATCAATTGTAAAGTTTTACATAAACTTAATTCTAAAAGGAAAATAATCGAACAAAGCATCCATGCTTTATACAAATACATATGTCCAAAATAGCAGATAATACTACTATAATTTGGTAGAACAACAATAATTATTAAAATGATTACTATTATTGTACTAATACTTATAGTAATGCCATAAAACATTAATTTAATCAGCACGCACAATATCAATATTAATAACTCTGCAAATATAAAGATAAAGGTGCTTTCGAGTAAAAGTATCAAAAAACTTATAAATGAATGTTGAAAAAAAAGTGCAGGTACAAAAAAACTTACAATGGAACCTATATTAATAAAAACAGTACTATCATTTAAAATTATACTAATAAAAATTTCTTTATAGTTTATAGGTAAAGTAAACAAAATTTTGATATCATTTATGTTTTTTATTTTACTAGGTATTGTAACAATGGCATATATTACAATTATCATAACAAAATATCCACTAACAACAATATTTTTTTCAATTTTATCTAAATAAATTAATTGGGATAAAGAATTAAATAATATAATATCCATAATTATTCCTAAAGATAAATAAATCCCAGTAACAAATTTATTATCTGAATTAGGATGATTTTTCCGTTTAAAAAAGTCCATTAAACATAATATAGTATCTTTCATATTTCTACTTCCTCAAAAAAACTTGATTGGTTCATCAATTTCTTTTCCAATGTTCTTAGAGATATTATATAAAATATAATACTCATAGGTAAAAGTACAAGATAACTAATAATACTTTTTATGGTTATAAATAGTATTATTACAGAAAATGGTATTATAATTATTAATTGAAAAAAACTCTGTTTGGCACTTTTTAAATTTTCAATAAAACTATCTGTAGGGGATATCTCTTTTTTATGAAGAAAAACTACTAAGATATTTGACATAGATATGGAACATATAAGAGCCGATATAAATTTAAAAATATCATTTGTATTAATACCTGAAATGGATTTACTAACTAAAAAAAGCAAAATAATTACAGTATACTGAATTAAATAGATAATTATAGCTAAGAAATTTTTACCTAGTATAAAAGCTTTTATACTTATAGGTAATGTAAATATAAATTTGATATCTTTTAACTGTTCATCACCTAGTAATGCCCCAATCATATAAGATACAGCTTGAATAAGAATAATTAGCATAAAAAATTGAAAAAAGGAAGTCTTATTTTTTATTCTACTTATATTTAAATTAAATTTGTATAGTAATAATACTATGCAAACTATACCTAGTAATAAATATTTTTTTTCTTTGCCTAAAAATCTTTTAATATCATTTAACATAATATCAAACATCATATACACCTCACCAAGATAATTTTTTATTTAATTTATCCTCCTTATTTATTAATTTAATAAATATTTGTTCTAAAGATAAATTTTTATACTGATTATACAACTCATCAACAGTATCATTAAATTTTATAGTTCCTTCATTTATAACTACAACATCAGTACAAATATCTTCTATTAGTGAAAAATCGTGAGAACTTATAAATATAGTCACTCCATTTGAATTCATTTGTTTTAAAATATTTTTTATAACAATCCTAGAAGGTAAATCTATACCATCTAAAGGTTCATCTAATATTAACAATTGAGGGCTATGTATTAATGCTCCTCCTAATAAAGCCTTCTGTTTCATTCCTTTAGAAAATTTCCTCATAATTTTATTTTTATCTTTTTGTAAATCCAAAATATCTAATAACTCATCTATCCTATTGTAAATATCACTTTTTTTTAATTTAAATATGCGACCTATAAAATTCCAATAATCAATTACATTCAAATGTTGAAAAGCAACTATTTGCTCTCCTACAAATCCAATTTTCCTTTTAATGTCATTACAATTCTTCTCATTCAACTCTTTGCCAAATATCTCCACATACCCAGAACTTTTAGTAATTAATGAAGTTAATATATTTATAGTTGTAGATTTTCCTGAACCATTCTCACCTGCAAATCCAGTTATTGATCCACTATTAATTTTTAGTGTTATATCCTTTAAAGCAGTCATTCCTTTTTTATAAGTCTTAGTCAATTTATTACATTCAATAACTATCACTTTTTATCACCCCTATCTAACAAAATATTTATACATTTTGTTATATTAATTATTATACAGTTAAAATTTTTTGGGTTAACAAACTTATTTTTTTATTACTAAAATAAAGCGATGGCTCTTTTTGTTTAATAATATCACACTTTTATCGTGATGGATATTTTTACAGCCCTTTTTACTGGTAGTTAATAACTAAAAAATATGTAAACTATATTTGTGTCGCTGAATAATTAATACTCTGTAATTTTTTACTTAAGAATTTATATTATAGGATACGATAATGTTCTAGCTCCTACATAAATTTATTGTTTAATCATACATAATGAGGTAATATCACTATTTGTATCACCAGGGCCAAAGTAGAACCCTTATATTTAATTTATCACGTGCTATTAGAGTCCTAAAATAAGTGAGGTACGATAACTATTAGTATTAGCACAGTCTTATAACAATATTTCTGTATAAATATCGTACATAAGCCATCATATTACTCTTGTAATACTATATTCTGAGTATTACCTATTTACAGAACTTACGCATATAAACACAATCCCGCATAAATAAAGTGTTTAAGCACTTAATTTTTGCCAAATAACTTAACAACAACCCCTAACTAGGATTATACGCTGTAAATATACTGATTCTACTTACTTTATAAAATTCGCATGAACACTGTTATTTAATTACAAAATGCTTTAAATGTGTTATAAGGTAACTTTAATAAATAGCTTATTTTATCTAATTTATTAAAGTTGCTTTGTTCCTAGTGACACAGATGCCTACTCTACCCCTAATGTGAATATATTTACCGACTTTAGCTTTACTATAATATTTTCAACTTCTTAAAGTTGTGCTATCAATAGCATGAATTCCAGTCTATGAATTAAATCATATATAAACTATCCTTAACCATTCTTATGTGAATTAGTAGTTTTTTGCAAAATCATTATATTACAAAAGAACGACTTATTCATTTTTACAATTTCTGTTTATTCGATAACATACATGTTAATTAAATATTATTTTAAAAATAAATTAAATATTATACTTATAATACATATAATCATATATGGACCCATAAAAGCTATAGAAAGTTTTAATTTACTCGTATCTTTAAAAACTTTTTTGCCGAAATTATACAATAAAGATAAGAAAAAAACTAATTGTGCAAATCGATTAATCCACGCAGAAGCATAAGACCACTTTGCTGTAAATTGTACTACAGAAAGACTCATGTAATTGGTAAATTTCAACACAATTAGTGAAAGTAAAAAAACACATATACCTTTAATAATTGAAAAAATACCTGCAGTATTTAAAAAGCTTCTAAAAGGTATCTTCTCCTTAAATTTTTCTTCACTTAAGATAAATGTCAGTATCCAATGAAATATTACCATTTCTATAATAAAGGTTATAATTTGTAGAAGTGGTGCAACAAATGTAACTCCTATTAAGGTATTATTAATTGTAATATTACTCGCCATTTCCTCATTTGAACTTAATACATACTTACCGAGATAAGAACCAATAGATACTTGTAAAAAGCCAGAAATATACATGCATAAGTAAGCTATTAAAGTTGTATATTTTTTTTGTTTTTTATAACTAATTTCTTGGTTTTTTAAATTCATAACAGCACCTCTATGTTTATTTTTTGTTAAATAATGTCTCAAAAAAAGGCAAGGACCAATAAACTTCCAAGAATGACGATAACATTAAAACTATTGCTATTAGACTCACAATTCTAATAATCTTATAACTATAATAATGTGCATATACC
This genomic interval from Clostridium kluyveri contains the following:
- a CDS encoding efflux RND transporter periplasmic adaptor subunit; its protein translation is MKDRKKTLIIISAIFIIAILFVIIFFLNHNKQNVNKNNIKYDVYTIPSQQNIFLDGEVQYSKKVNFTEDTTKGTIDKINVEDKQQVEKGQTLFTYKNEQMIEQYETLTQQLNNIQTQSNTISSEQNNMQVSGVNSEKSVQQQLNDIKDKRYTTISAPFDGIISITADNEDNTNKIVLTLIDPKKQVIASASEKDILKLKVNQKIKISVYGTNQEFNGTISSISTEPSQSQVTQGNTNTSSNLIQASGANVSYYPVYIDIDNQQGIYPGFHVQGTTVNESELPKIPSSSIFNNNGVKFVWLVENKKLKKVPLEVEKYNSTYMQVKSGLNFDDKIIKNPSDEMKEGNSIDTASSGN
- a CDS encoding ABC transporter ATP-binding protein, with the protein product MIVIECNKLTKTYKKGMTALKDITLKINSGSITGFAGENGSGKSTTINILTSLITKSSGYVEIFGKELNEKNCNDIKRKIGFVGEQIVAFQHLNVIDYWNFIGRIFKLKKSDIYNRIDELLDILDLQKDKNKIMRKFSKGMKQKALLGGALIHSPQLLILDEPLDGIDLPSRIVIKNILKQMNSNGVTIFISSHDFSLIEDICTDVVVINEGTIKFNDTVDELYNQYKNLSLEQIFIKLINKEDKLNKKLSW